GAAATAAAAAAGAAAATTCATATCCCACTTGTTGCAGATATCCATTTTGATCCACGGCTTGCTGTAGAATCGATAAAAAATGGAGCAGATAAAATTAGATTGAATCCGTCTAACATTCAGGATAAGGAGTGGATTAAAAAAGTTGCAACACTATGCAAAGAGAGGAACATACCCATAAGAGTAGGAGCAAATCTCGGTTCATTTAGAGAAAGACCAAAAGACCTTGTTAAAGCAATGGTTGAGAGCGTAAAAAATGAAGTTGAAATATTAAATTCGGTGGGATTTGATAATATTGTAATCTCTGCAAAGACGTCGAATGTTTTAACAACAATACAAGTAAACCGACTATTAAGTGATATGTTTGAGTATCCATTCCACATTGGCGTTACAGAAGCAGGGCCTCTTTCTGATTCACTTGTAAAAAGTAGCATTGGAATTGGTATTCTTTTGAATGAAGGAATTGGAGATACATTAAGAGTTTCAATTACAGGGAATCCACGTGAAGAGGTTATTGCTGGATACAAAATACTTAAGGCTCTTGAATTAAGAAAACATGGACTTGAGATTATTTCGTGCCCTACCTGTGGGAGAGCCGAAGTTGATATAGAAAGTATAGTTACAAAATTGAATACAGATTTCGGTAATGTAAAAACGGAACTAAAAGTAGCGGTAATGGGTTGTGTTGTAAATGGTCCAGGTGAAGCAAAAGATGCTGATATTGGTGTTGCATGCGGGAAAGACTCTGGAGTTCTCTTTAAGAAAGGCAAAATTGTTAAAGTAGTAAGGGGCGAAGAAATATATCCTGTCCTTAAAAGCGAAATTGAAAAATTACTTAATGAAGATTAAATTTTCCTTTTTAATTTTGAAGCCAATTTTTCAGAATAACGTCTAGAATCAATCATTCTTTTTCTAACATAATCTTCTAAAAATCTTTTCTCATTTTCGGTAATAACTGCACCAAAGTGAGCAAGTTTAAGGATTAGAGGATATCCTTGACCTCTTTCTATTTCGTAAAGAATTAGCGAGCATAAGTTTTCAAACATTTGATTATTTTCGTAAAGAAAATCTGGAACCTCAATTCTCACGACTTCATATTTTGTCTTTAAGAAAAAGAAATATATTCTGTTTGAGTAGTTCGATAGAAGTTTTTCTGTTGATATAAAGAGAGAAGTCCTTTGGTTTTCTTCGAGCAAAACGCTCATAAGTTCTGCATCAGTTATCGCCCTTAAAAGTTGTTTATCTTTCTCATCAAGTTGTACATTCTTCTTCCTTAAGTACAAGCCCATCGTTTTGATAACTTCTCTCGACCTTGTTCCGCTTATAAATCCAGCGATAGCTTTTCCTGCATTTTTTGTTTCAATAATCGGCTTTTCGTATTTCCGAATTGCTTCTTGTTCGTTAGTTGCCGTCTTTTTGAGTCCCCATAGTATAAGTGAACCATCAACAAGAGAAATATCGGGTTTATGAGTTTTAATTTTCTGTGCAAGAAATTCTGCTTCCTGCAAAAGCATATTAAGGTCTATGTCTTGTTCTGTGATAAAATTTCCGTTTGAATCGTAAATATCGTTTTCCCTGAAATATACTTGAGTTTCAGAGTCTTCAAGATGTCTATGGTTTTTTCCTATTATCTCAAAAACAGATGAAACATTAATTACATAGAATGGTAGAGGAAAGCCCTCTTGCATTTCTATTCTTGAACCGTCAACAGCAAGAATCGAATACTCTAAATTATCTTTATCTTGAACAGGAAAAGTTGAAAAGTCATCTATAAATTTTGCAAAACTGAATTCAGGGGGAGATTTAATTTTATCAACTTCACTTAAGTCGATATCCAAAATTTGCTCTTTAAGCAAATGAATTAGTTCTCGTTTCCTTTTGCTTATTTCAACATAGTATTTCGAAAGGTTCTCTATTTGTTCTAATGTATCATTCTTAAATTTCATATTAACATTATAATTTTCTTCCTTAAATTACAAAATTTCATTATAATTGTGCAGTATGAGAGATTTAATTTTCCTTGTGGTATCGCTTCTCCTGATTGGAGTTCTTGTCCAGCTAAAAATAAGCATAGCAATTTCAGTGTTTTTGCTTGCTATAATTACCGCAATTTTTAAAGGTTTAGACGTAATTTCGATTATCCACCTTCTAACCAAAACATTAACTCATATGGATACAATCAATATGATTCTTGTAATGATAATAGTTACTTACCTTGGAGAGATTTTGAAAACTTCAGGGCTACTTTCGGACATATCTTCAACTTTCAAAAAAATTTTCTCACCCAAAATATATCTTCCTCTTTATGCACTTGTTATAGGTCTTCTACCTATGCCAGGCGGAGCGTTGGTTTCTGCTCCAATGGTTGAAGAAGGTGCACAGGATGTAGAGATAAATCCAGAGGAAAAGGCATTGTTAAACTTCTGGTTCAGGCATGTTTGGGAACCTATTTCGCCACTTTATCCTGAGTTCCTTCTTGGTGTTTCTATACTTGGCACAACAATAGGAAAGGTAATAAGTATCCAATGGCCTGTATCTTTAGGTATGCTTCTTTCTGGAATACTTTTTGTAATACCTCTTATTAAAAGTGAAACTAAGCCTACTGATGGTGTGAACTTGCAAATTTTAATTAATATATTGAGAAGCCTATCTCCTATAATTTTCATTTTCATAATTCTTATGAGTTTTAAGAATCTACCAAGTTTCGTTGCAATGCTATCGGGGCTTATTTACCTTATTATTATGAAGAGAGTAACTTTATCAAAACTAAAATCATCCTTTAAGTTCAAAAAAATCATAGAATACGCATTTTTAATTTACTCCATATTTTTCCTTAGAGAGATAATTACTTCTACTAACTTTGCAGCAAGTGTCTATAACGAGCTTCAACTACTTAAAGCTCCGACTTTTTTAATTCTGTTCTTGCTTCCTTTTTCAATAGGCTTTCTTGCTGGTATTTCATCTGCTTCAATCGGTATAGCCTATCCACTTCTTATGCCTTTGCTTAAGAGCAATGGTGCATTAAGTTCTTCCAATGTTCTTATTGCATATCTTGGAGTATGGACAGCGCTTCTTTTTACGCCGATGCATCTTTGTCTTTCGCTCAGCGTAGACTATTTCAAAACAAATTTCACTAAAGTTTACAAGCTTATGTTAAAGCCATTTTTATTGTTACTGATTTTAACATCTATCTGGATAGTTTTCCTTAAATTTAAACCTTGATTTTTTTATCAAATTTTGTTATTATTTATAGGCTATTGGAGAGGTGACCGAGCGGCTTAAGGTGCACGCCTGGAGAGCGTGTGCGGGGCTAAACCCTGCCGTGGGTTCAAATCCCACCCTCTCCGCCATTTATGGAGGCAAAATGTTTCTTTTATCAAGAGAATTTTCTTTTGATGCTGCTCACAGAGTAGTTGATTACCATGGTAAATGTGAAAATCTGCATGGTCACACCTATCGCCTTATAGTAACAATCACGGGAGAAATTAAAAATGATGGAATGGTTCTTGACTTTGCTATACTAAAGAAGGTAGTTAATGAGAATGTAATTTCAGAACTTGACCACAGATATTTAAACGACCTTTTTGAAAATCCAACGACGGAGTTAATTGCTAAATGGATTTATGATAAGTTGAGCGATGCATTTAAAGAGTTTAACTGTAGAGTTTACGAAATAACACTTTTTGAAGGCAATAACAATAGGGTGACAGTTCGATGAGAGATGTTCAAAGCGAGAAAGACGAAAGAAATATTTCTATTGAAAAAGTAGGTGTCTCATCTTTAAGATATCCAATTAGAGTTATGGATAGACAAAACGGTTTCCAGAATACAGTTGCATTAGTCGATATTTTCGTTGATTTGCCATCCGATTATAGGGGAACGCATATGAGCAGGTTCGTCGAGGTATTAAATAGACACAGAAACAACATGTCACTCTCAAACCTTGAAAAAATCCTTGACGATGTAAAAATTGAACTAAAAGCGAAAGTTTCTCACATAATTTTAAGGTTTCCCTACTTTATTCTCAAAAAGGCACCTGTAACAAATGAAGAAAGTTTTATGGACTATGAATGTGCCTTTATTGCCTCGAAAAATGAAAAATTTGAATTTATGCTTGAGGTAAATGTCCCTGTTCACCTTTTGTGTCCCTGCTCAAAAGAAATCTCGGATTTTGGTGCGCACAACCAGAGAGCAAATGTAAAGGTAAGAATAAAGATGAACAAACTTGTTTGGATTGAAGAAATAGTCGACTTGGTAGAAGATTCCGCCTCGGCGCCACTCTATGCTTTGCTAAAGCGTCCCGACGAAAAGTATATTACCGAAATGGCGTACACAAACCCAAAGTTTGTTGAGGATATTGTAAGAGATGTTGCAATTGCTTTAGATAATGACAAAAGGATAACCTATTACGAGGTAGAAGCAATTAGTTACGAAAGTATTCATAACCATAACGCTTACGCTTACTTACATAGAGATAAAGAAGAATAGCAAGCGATAAAAGAAGTGTTCCACCAAACCAAACATAGGCAAGTTTCATAAAAACCTCTTCAGGGAAAAGTCTTATAAGTAGCGTATCGGGGTCAAGAAGCCAGTAATTGTTTCTAAAAAGAATTCTGTGGAATAAGGTAAAAGCCTCATCAAAATTAGTTAATGAAAATCCAATTAGCGATATAACAAATATTATAGTAATTACTGCGCTTATTTTAAGGACATCTCTTTTAAGGTTTTTTCGAAAATAAATGATGAAAAATAGTGATAAAAGAAAAAGCAAAAATGAAATAAGAACAAGTATTTTAACGTCTTTCATATGAATTTTTTCTATCTCTGTAAATCCGTCAATTGTTAGATAAACACTTCTGTCGAAAAAATAACTGATAATTGAAGAAACTTTGTTTAAGTATTCTCTCTTTTCGAATCCGTTATATTGCTGAAGATGTAGCATGTCAAAAAGATGAGAAAAAACGCACTGGTTGAGTAAAAGGATCGTAAATAAGGGAGCAAAAATAAGAACGAGTACTATCGATACAATAAGTATATATTTCATGAGGGTCTTATCTCCATCAGAAGTTTTATTGCACCTGTTTTGCTGAGCGGGTTATTCTCGTTTCCGCATTTAGGGGAATATATGCACGAGGGGCAACCATCTTTGCAAGGGCATGTTGAAATACTAATGAAAGCCTTTTCTAGAAGTTCTTCAATTCTATCGTAGGCTTTTTCTGTAATTCCTACACCACCTTCAATTCCATCATATAAAAAGATTGTGGTCATATTCGTGTCAGGATGCATTGGGTGTGAAACTCCACCGACATCATTTCTATCGCATTGGACGATTAATGGCATAACTCCAACAAGGGCATGTTCTGCTGCATGAATTGCTCCTAAAAAATCGTCAGTTTTTTTAATCTTTTCTGTAATGTTGTTTTCTATTGTGAACCATAATGCTTTTGTTTTAAACTCGATTTTTGGAAGTTCAAGAGGAAGCGTTTCTATTTTCCTGTCTGTAAAGAACTGCTTTTTAACAAAACCTCGAATAACTTCTTCGACAGTAACCTCTCCGTAATACACATTTAGATTCTTTACTTTCTTTTCCTTTAATATATTATCGATCCATATTGTTTCAACTGCAAGCGAATCCGTGTAATAGTCTGTAGTCTCCTTTTTCAGGTAAACCTCTTTATTTTCTAAATCCATAACTTTTACAACATATGTTTCTCCAAGATGCATATAAACAGCACCTACAAAAGCTTCCTCCAATGCTCTACTTTTTGAAATTCTTTCAAGCACATTCTTTGTATCTATGTCTATAAGTTTTATGTTTTCTTCACCTGCACTTCTCAGGTTAATTCCTGGTGCAGGAGATTTTTTGCTATTCAAAAAATATTTGCTTCCTCTTTTTGTAAGTAGATTGTTCTTTTCAAATTCAAAAATTGACTCCTTTACGGAATTCCCAAAGTATTCGTTATCAACTTCAGCATCAATCGGAAGTTCGTAAGAAGCACAGAGTAAATGAGGTTTTAAGATGTATGGGTTATTAAGGTCGATATTAAGACTTTCAAATTTCCGAGAAATTATATAGTCCGGATCTTTTGTAAAATATTGATCAAGAGGATTGCTACTTGTAATAAAAAAAGTAACAGATTCGTGAGTTCTTCCAGACCTTCCGGATTGCTGAAATAGGCTTGCAACGCTTCCAGGGTAACCGACGATAACTGTTGAATCTAATTCTCCTATGTCAATTCCAAGTTCGAGAGCGTTAGTTGCAACGACACATTTGATATATCCTTCTTTTATTTTTCTTTCTATTTCTCTTCGTAGTGTTTTAGTGTAACCTGCTCTGTATGGAGAAATTTCAAAAGATTTGCCCAACCTTTCTTGTAGCAATTTAGTAAGAATTTCTACTCCTTGTCTTGATTTTACAAAGGCAATTACCGTTTGATTGTTTTTGAGAAGTTTTTCTATTAAATTTACAGATTCCTGAATAATATTCTTCCTCAAATTAAGTGCTTCATTTACTACTGGTGGATTGTATATTACAAAAGACTTTCTGTATGGTGGATTAAGAGGCCCTTTAACCCACTCAAATCTTTCGCCTACTAATTTAAAAGCAAATTCAACTGGATTTTCAAGTGTTGCGGAAGATAATATGAATTGAGGATAACTTCCATAATAAGAAAGTATTCTTCTTAACCTTCGCATAACCATTGCAAAATGTGCTCCTAAAACTCCTGAGTAGTAATGCGCTTCATCAACTACCACGAATTTCAGCCCGGTTAAAAATCTGCTCCAAAGCATATGGTTTGGTAATATTCCTACATGAAGAATATCTGGGTTGGCAATAACAATTCTTGAATATTTCCTGAGATTAATCCTTTCTTGGGCTGGCGTGTCGCCATCATATGTAGAAGATTGCAAATCTGTTATTTCATGGAGCTTTTCTAATTGATCCTGGGCAAGAGCTTTTGTTGGGTAAAGGTACAAAGCTGTTGCTTGGGGATCTTTGTTAAGTTTTGAAATGATGGGGACATTAAAAGCTAACGTTTTGCCTGAGGAAGTAGAAGAGGTTATTATTACATTATGCCCATCTTTGAGCAGATTGTACGCTTCGATTTGATGTCTGTATAACCCAAAGATGCCATTATCCTCGAGTTTTTTTCTTAGCTTGCTATCTATATCTAACGGAAAATCAAATCTTTCATAAGTGTCCCCTGGAATATCGAATATCTTTACTATTTGCCCTCGATAGTCTTCAGAGGATTTAATTTCTCTTAAAAGATATTCTACCACTCTTTATTTTAACTTTGCGTTTTTTAAAATTCTGTATAGTTCGGTAAATGTTTTTGCATCAAGACTTGCTCCACCAACCAACCCACCATCAATATCATTAACGTTTGCCAAACTGTCAAAATTATCAACTTTTATACTTCCCCCGTATAGAATGGAAACATTTTTGAACTCAGGATTGTTAAAAAGTTCAACAAGATAATTCCTAATAAATTTATGAACTTCATTTGCTTGTTCTGGTGTTGCATTTACTCCTGTTCCAATTGCCCATACAGGCTCGTAAGCAATGATAAAGTTTGTAGAACTCACACCTTTAAGCCCTTTCTCTAATTGTTCCTTTATCACGGTCTCAGTTTTGTTTGATTGCCTTTCTTCAAGAGTTTCGCCTACACAAAGAACTGGAGTTAGTCCGTGAGAAATAGCAGATAAAACTTTTTTGTTTATTATTTCGTTATCTTCTTTGAATATATGCCTTCGTTCAGAATGCCCTATTAACACATACTGAACTCCAAACTCATTTAGCATTATTGGGGAAATTTCACCTGTAAAAGCCCCTTTTTCTTCATAGTGCATATTTTGTGCGCCTACTTTTACCGGAGAGTTAGAAATTGCTTTTGAGAAACTTTCAATTGCAGTGAAAGGTGGAAATACGCCCATCTCAACATTTTCATTAAATTCTACTTCTCCTTTCAAATAATTTGCGTATTCAAGTGCTTCTTTTACAGTCTTATGCATCTTCCAATTTGCAAAAAGATAATACTTTCTCATTTTTACCTCCCATCCAACCTTTCTTTTAAAAATGGAAACGGAAGAAGTTTGTTTATGTTCGTTTCAATAATTGAGCCTTTGTCGTTTACAAGCATTATTGGTAAATCATTGGAAAACTCAGATATTACTTGCCTGCAAATTCCGCACGGTGGTGATGGCTCTTCGGTTTTTGTTGCAACAACCAAAAGCTCAAAATCATGCTCTCCTTCGCTTACTGCTTTAAAAATTGCAACTCTCTCGGCGCATACACTTGCACCATAACTTGAATTTTCGATATTGCAACCCGTGTAAATTTTACCACTTTTGGTAAGTAACGCTGCACCTACCTTGAACTTTGAGTAAGGTGCATAAGCGTTCTCCATTGCTTCTATTGCTTGTTTAATCACCTCGTTCTTGTCCATTTTCTTCCTCACCTTCTTTCTTATTTTCAAGAAAAATAGCCTTTACCTGGACTATTCTTCTATTTCTAACCTTGCTTACGATAAACTTGATATTCTCTATTATAATCTCTTCGCCCGGATTTGGAAGCCTTCCAAAATGTTCTAAGAGAAGACCCCCTATAGTAGATGCCTCTTCCCCTGAGAGATTTACATTAAACATTTCATTGAAGTCATCAATATTAAAAGCACCCGACACAAGATATGCATTTTCTCCCAATCTTTGGACTGGTTTTTCCTCAATGTCAAACTCGTCCTGTATCTCTCCAACGATTTCTTCCAATATATCCTCAATTGTTACAAGACCGGAAATTCCTCCATATTCGTCAAAAACAAGCGCTATCTGAATTTTATTCTTTTGCATCTCCTTAAACAACTCATCTACTCTTTTTGTCTCAGGAACAAACAAAGGTGTACGCAAGATTTTCTTAAGATCGATTTTTTCTTTTTTTGCGATAATTTTTAGAAGATCCTTCACATAAAGAATACCTATCACATTGTCAATCTTTTCTTCATATACAGGGAATCTTGAGTGACCGCTTTTTGTTATGGTGTCAAGTGTTTCATCAATTTCAGATTCGATATCTATTGCAACAATGTCTACGCGAGGAGTCATTATTTCTTTTACAATAGTGTCACCAAATTCGAAAATTGAATATATCATTTTCTCTTCTTCTCGTTCAATTATCCCTTCCTTTTTCCCAATCTCGATCATAGATAGGACTTCATCTTCTGATGCAAAGAACTTCTTTTCTTCTGCTCTAATGCCTAAAATTAAAAGAACAAACTGGGAAACTTTTGAAAGGATATACGCAAAAGGTTTTATTAAATAATAAAAAGGAAGGAATATAGCAAAAGAAAAACTTAGGCTTTTTTCTGGAATTGAACTCCCAATAGTTTTCGGGACAGTTTCACCAAAGATCACTACAAGTAGTGTCGTTATAATCGTTGCTATTAGAACTATGAGTTCGTTTGAAAGAGCGTAGTTCTTTGAGTACATTATTGCAATATTTGTAATTAAGGCAGATATCAGGAAATTTACAAAGTTATTTCCAATAACGACTGCACTTATAAAACTTTCGGGTTTCCTTTTATGCTCAAGAATTAGTTTATAAAGGAAATTCTTTTTAGCATAAGTTTGTATGCGAAGAAGCGAAGAATTAAACATCGCTGATTCAAGCATTGTGAAAACTGCTGAAATAAACAAAAGAAGAATTACGATTAAAGTACTCACGCCTAACGAAGACAAAGTTCAATCACCTGCCTTTTAAGATTTTGAAGAATCTTATTTAGCAGTTCTTCTTCCTTTTCTTCCATAATAAGTCTATCCTTCTCTTTTTCGTGGTCATATCCGAGAAGGTGCAAAATTCCATGAATGAACAGAAGGATAAAATAGTCGTTAAAGTTATTCCCTAGTTTTTTTGATTGTTCTAAGACAACTTCTGGACAAATGAGTATCTCTCCATAGAGTCTTTTGCCTTCTTCGTAATCGATAAGAAAGGAAAGTACATTCGTCGGCTTATCAATTTTTCTGTAAAGTTTGTTTAATTTTTGAATCTCAGGTTTAGAAAGAATTGCAAAACTTATAGAGACATTTTCTTTTATGCCTAATTCCTCTACAATCATTTTAATTATATTTTTTAACGCACTTTTATTTACCTTGTATTTTTTCAATTTACTGCTACATTCTAATTTAACCTTACTTTCCATTCGGATACCTCTCTCTTTTATGATACATAGAAATGAGACTTTTTACAAATGAGTTCTTTACCTTTTCAAGTTCGGCAAAGGTAATATCAGCCTCAGAAAGCTCTCCTTGTTTTATTCTGTCCTCAATTAGTCTATTAACGAGTTCCTCTATTTTCCTATATTCGAGTTCTTCTTTATCCAGACTTTTTGAAGCCGCTTCTACTGCATCGGCAAGCGAAACTATAACAGTTTCTTTGGTATCCGGTAGTGGACCGGGGTATCTGAAATCATCCATTGTAACATTAGGGTCAATTTCTTTTGCTTTTAAATAAAAGTACATCATTACACTTTTCCCATGGTGAGTCTCGATAAAATGAATTATGTCATCAGGCAGCCTGTATCTTTTACCTAGTTCAATTCCATCCTTTACGTGGTTTAGAATAATTACTTTACTGAGGCTTGGTGAAATCGTATTGTGAATGTTTGGAACATCCGATTGGTTTTCAGTGAAATAGTAAGGATAAAGTAGCTTACCAATGTCGTGATACAATGCCCCCACTCTTACAAGGAGCGAGTTTGCGTTTATTGCCTCTGCAGCCTGAGAAGAAATATTTGCAACAGCAATACTGTGTGCAAAAGTTCCAGGTGCCTTAACTGACATTTCCTTCAAAAGCGGTGTGTTCAAATCGTTTAACTCTAAAAGCCTTAAAAGAGTTGCTTCGTTAAAAATGTGTTCGAAAATATATATAATTACTATTGCAATTGGTACCGAAAGTAAAAAGTTCAAAAATGAAAATAGGCTGTTTATGAAAGATGGTTGCGTTGCCAAAGAAAAAGTTTTTCCCATAAAAAATACTGTAATTCCCACAAAAAATCCGCCTATTGCGCTTGAAATAATATAACTTGCAATCTTTTTCGTTTTGTTTATGTAGTAAACAATTAAGAGAGATGTAACTGAGAATATTATTATCACGAAAAGAGGTTGAGTTAGAAACGGCAAAAGAATCAATATAAATACAAAAGATGATAGTAACAAGTCCTTTAATTCGAAAAATTCATTAAATACGATCAAGAATAGAGGAACCAATATTAAATAGATTGAGAATGATGAGATAAAGAAGGAAAGGAAAGAAAAGATAGAGACAATTAATAAAAACTCAGAAGTTTTCTTTGGGACATTTTTCTTCCTGGAA
The genomic region above belongs to Caldisericum sp. and contains:
- a CDS encoding HDIG domain-containing protein, which gives rise to MKIKRRIATGLKETFVSITLEKKLFAVLLVFFLTLNYLLLFLSIRNQINIAVNEPAPQDIIVPATISYIDEAKTAQAIENAKKSVMPLYTYDSNVEIKVQNRIVNLFNEILAIKEDSSKTKNEKVASLKQIFDNDSELANYVLELSKDRLLFIKNFLLNEFNNLYKKGIRDSEINDAFDTINKDINSLKLSDAEKTLTLWISRKFIEPNFVYDEEATNKAIQEAIKKVKPVEVVLQEGTKIIEKGHIITKDDITMLQKIGIYKTITIYNIILLAFLALLESVTAFIILSRKKNVPKKTSEFLLIVSIFSFLSFFISSFSIYLILVPLFLIVFNEFFELKDLLLSSFVFILILLPFLTQPLFVIIIFSVTSLLIVYYINKTKKIASYIISSAIGGFFVGITVFFMGKTFSLATQPSFINSLFSFLNFLLSVPIAIVIIYIFEHIFNEATLLRLLELNDLNTPLLKEMSVKAPGTFAHSIAVANISSQAAEAINANSLLVRVGALYHDIGKLLYPYYFTENQSDVPNIHNTISPSLSKVIILNHVKDGIELGKRYRLPDDIIHFIETHHGKSVMMYFYLKAKEIDPNVTMDDFRYPGPLPDTKETVIVSLADAVEAASKSLDKEELEYRKIEELVNRLIEDRIKQGELSEADITFAELEKVKNSFVKSLISMYHKRERYPNGK